AGCGGCGGCCCGCCGTCCGGGTCTTCGGCGCCGGCAAGGTGCGCCTGCCCCTTGGCGTAGCCCTTGCTCAGGTCTCCGACCCTGTCGTCGTCCCAGACGATCTCCGCCTCCCCGCTGGCGAACTGTTTGCCCGAACCCTCGGGGACACCATGGTCGGCGAGAGCCTCGGTCTGCTCGCTGACCTCCCCGTGGGCGAAACCCTTGCCCAGCCCGTCGTAGCGGTCATGGGTCAGGTCAGCGACATGCGATTCCCCCCGGGCGAACTCCTTCCCCGAGCCCTCGGGGACCCCCATCGGATGCCCTGGTTCGCTGTCCCGCTCGCCCGGCTGCGGCTCGGGCTGACGTCGCCGCTTCCGCCACGCCATCGCGCTCTCCCCACGTTGGCCGGATGGTGTCATCGGTCGGCGTCGCGCCCCGGGACTGCAGACGGCCGCCGCTGCCCCTAGCATCCCCCATTACGGGCTGGCCCGGCCAGAGGCATCGCCGCGGCCGACCCGGGCGTCACGCCCGATCAGGCGGGGAAGTCGACGGCCCGCCATGCCAGCGCACCAAGAACCCCGCCGATGATCGGTGCGACAACCGGCACCCAGGCGTACGCCCAGTCCGAGCTGCCCTTCCCGGGGATGGGCAGCACGGCGTGGGCGATGCGGGGCGCCAGGTCACGGGCCGGGTTGATCGCGTAGCCGGTGGGCCCCCCCAGCGACAGCCCGATCGCCACCACCAGCAGACCCACCAGCAACGGCGCCAGGCCGGTGCTGAACACGGCCGACAGATCGACCTCGCCATCTAGCGCGCCGGCGTTCGCGCCGATACCGAGCACGGCGAACACGAGGACGAAGGTCCCGATGACCTCGCTGATCACGTTCGCCAGCGGGTTGCGAACCGCAGGGCCAGTGCAGAACACCGCGAGCTTGAGGCCCGGATCGTCGGTGATCCGCCAATGCGGCAGGTAGTGCAGGTAGACCAGGCAGGCGCCGACAAACGCGCCCACGAACTGTGCCAGGAGGTAGGACGGCACCGTCGACCACTCGAATTGCCCGGTCGCGGCCAGTCCGAGCGTGATCGCGGGATTGAGGTGGGCACCGCTGACCCGCCCGACGGTATAGACCGCCACGGCGACCGCCAGACCCCAGCCCAGTGTGATCACGATCCAGCCGGCGTTCTCCGACTTCGACTGGCGCAGCAAGACACCGGCGACGACCCCGTCGCCGAGCAGGACGAGAATCGCGGTTCCGACAAACTCAGCGAGGAACTCCACCGCCTGCTGCCTCCGTCTCGAGCGTGCACATACTCCAGCCCCTAGATCGCGACCGCGCGGCCGACGTCCACCGATCGTGTCGGCAGGGCAGGACCATGGTCCGCCCGCCACAGCCTAGGCCTGATCGCCGAGTCCTGGAGCAGC
The Actinomycetota bacterium genome window above contains:
- a CDS encoding MIP/aquaporin family protein → MEFLAEFVGTAILVLLGDGVVAGVLLRQSKSENAGWIVITLGWGLAVAVAVYTVGRVSGAHLNPAITLGLAATGQFEWSTVPSYLLAQFVGAFVGACLVYLHYLPHWRITDDPGLKLAVFCTGPAVRNPLANVISEVIGTFVLVFAVLGIGANAGALDGEVDLSAVFSTGLAPLLVGLLVVAIGLSLGGPTGYAINPARDLAPRIAHAVLPIPGKGSSDWAYAWVPVVAPIIGGVLGALAWRAVDFPA